The Solibacillus sp. FSL R7-0668 genome includes the window ATAAATTCCACATTATCACCATCTTCTAAACCACCAATTTTACATTATCTTACACTAAAAAACCTAGCATTTCTATAGTCAATTTCTTAGTAATAAATTTCTTGTATACATTTATTAACCTATTTATTTTCAGTGGATAGGCTACACTAAGTTAGACAGAATAAATGAGGGGTTGTAAACTTAGACTACTAACTAAAGGGAGCGTGCTAATATGCCACGTCGACGTCGAAGTGGTATGGCAACACTTTTGGTCAACTTTTATAGGAAGACTCTTAAAGCATAAGGGGGCGTACAAGTTGCTTGACATGGAGCCTATATGGGCATGACTCCTTGCGCCAGAAAGCCAGCAATATCAGGCTGGCTTAGCCAATCAAGGCTATCATGCCCATTGCTCCACGTAAAGTTCTTCTTCGTTGATAGGCTTAGTGTCCAGCTAAATATAGCCTATCCAGAATGTAACACCACATCAAATGATTAAAGAAATTGAGGAATTACTTAAATAAAAGTCATATTACATACTTTCACTACATAATTTTGTTAAATATATTTAACACTTAAAATTAAAATTTAAGGAGTATGTTAAATCGATTGACTTAAACATAATCCTTTTAAATTCCATTTCTTATTATAGCTGCTTTTTAAGCTTTTTAAGCAGCCTAATTAACACTTTCAAGGGTAACATAATACCGAGACTAAATAACGTCTTTAAAGCACCTACAAATTTTCTATTAAAACATACGACATAGTCTGAACCATTACTTTTCTTATTTCCCTTGCATTTCTCATTGAATCCACTTTTTCCTTCAACTTTTCTTTGATGTTTTTCTCTTGTATTAATACTTGATCAATCTTACTGAACTTCTTTATTTCTTCATCATATATACTCTCGATTATGGACAATTTCGCCTCTTTTTCAAGTTCGTTAAAACTAATAAAATGATCAAATCTCGAATAAATAGGATCCCCTAAACTTTTCCGAATTTCCTTCTCGTCTAAATAATTTGAAGTACAGAATATTATAGTATTTTCTAAACAAACTTCATAATATTTGTCTGTATAAATCCCTTCATCAAACAATTGATAAAATGCGCTGTAGAACATGGGGTGCGCTTTATCAAATTCGTCTAATAAAATTATATTTGTTTCCCTATCTAATAAATCTTTGGCAAATGAATTACTTTTATCCCCAAAAATATAATTCATAAATTTTTCGTTGTGAAACATTGAAAGTTGTTTACGAAATAATTGCCCAGTAGGATTTATAATAGAATTTATTAATTTCGCTGTTTCAGTTTTACCTACACTAGAAGGTCCATATAGCATAATTACGGTAGGTTTATGAGTACCTTTATTGGTAAGGCTATATAACGAGGCCAATAGCTCCCTTTTCACTTTAGGTTGTCCGAATATTATTTTTTCGAAGTCTTCTTTTATCTTTTTTAAATGACGTTTTTTTAGATTAGAATAGCTATAATTATGGATTTGAACGAATTTTGACTCCTTAATACTCGCTAGTTGTTGCTTAACTTTCGCTGGAGGATTTTGCATGATTATTTTTTCATAACCCAAAATTTTTGCATATAAAGAGCTATATGTTAAAAAACCTTCAATAAAAAAATCTGCAACACCTGAATATTCATCAGAAAATATTACTAATGCTTCATAATTAGCTTCAACTTCGGGAACAAATTCTTCTTTAGGGCTAATAATTCTTACTAGGCTAGATAATGTCAAGATTTTTTCAGTAGGTAATCTTTTTTCAAATTCACTTTTAGGACCATTAAATACTTCATATATCAATTCCCTCTCACCTCTACGCCTGCGAGAATCACATCATATATTTTTAATATTGGCTCATTCTGATAACCGCTATATTCTTCATCTTCAAGTACATCTGCTGCTGAAATCCGAACACTTTGTCGATTAACGTCCATTTCATTTTGAATATCTAATTCTTTTTCAGAAGCTGCTCCTACCTCGATTGCGTAATAATTGAGGCCCATTCTCGGTAAGTCCATCAAACTATACGCGTTTTTAAAAGCATTAATATTAAACCTGAATATGGCTTTAATTTCTCCGTTATATGCTAATAACTCATAATAGCCTTTTGCGCTTAGTAATATTTCATCGAAATTATGTATATCAAAATCACGCATATCTGCCATTAACGGGGAATCTTCTTTAATAATTTTCATATAAGGGGTGTACATTTTCATAAATGAAAATGAATTTTTAATTGGACTCACCTTAAAATTTTCAAAACAATTAATTTTTTTCGAATCTATAAGTGCATGTCTTAAATTATAAAAATCAGATAAAATTGTATTAGATATAGTTTTAGTAACTAATGAGTCACTTGTCTTTGAAGCATTTGTATTTATCTTAGTATTAAAAGCAGCCTTAATAGCCGTGAATAGATTTATTTTCCCACCTGCTTCACCTACTAACTCAACACTTCCACCAAAATGTACAATGCCCTTTTCTTCATCTATTGAAATTAATTCTCCACCATACTCGATTTGTAGAATGTCTGTTGCGGAACCCTCATCAAAATATATAATTTTTTGCATAGTAGTTTCTCCTCCCGTTATTTGTATTTTAAATATATAAAAACAAACCGCCAAAATACGAACGTTTATTCTATTTTATTTTAACGAAGTTTAATTAGCAAGGAAAAGACTTAATATTCTTTTTATTCACACCCCTACCAATTCACCCAAATGTTAAATGCACCCGAAAAGGGATTTTACTTATTTGATAAAAAAACCTGTATGGAAGTATATATCCACACAGGTATAAAAACTATTTAAATTAGATTTGCGCTCGAAACCATTTATATAAATCTTTTGCAATTAAAGAATACACAGTTTTATAATAACTATCCTCTGCTCCTACTAGTTTACTAAATGCAGCTTGGTCTTCTGCATAATGGTCAAGTATCACATCCTGGAAAATATCCTTAAACAAATTATTCTCAAACATTTCCGTGCTATTATTTTTGGCCATATTAACTAATTTTAAATCCGGGTTCTGCTTAAATGATTTATAAAGCCTTTCAAGTAACACTCGGTCAGCGTCTGTAAAATCATTTGGGAAACGTTCGTTTACACGATGTATAATTTCTTCTAATGAATCACGCTCTTCTGGTGGCTTAATCCCAGCATTAATTTGCTTTGGATTACTTAATACACCTGGCTGTTCAGCTACAAGTGAGATTTCTCCTTCAAAATCCTTTTGCAGCTTGTAATATTCCAATTTCACTTTATCCGATACATCGATTTTTTCACGCGTCTCTTTTGGAATGAATTTCAGTAAATAGTTCGTAAAAATATTTTCCTCTAATAATTCCATATCAAAGGTACGGTCTAATTGCGAAACATAGTTATACCATTTCCCAAAATTACGTAACGTCACTCGGAATTCATATTGCGTATCCTTAGCAAGTTCGTTATAACGCTGAATGATTGGCTTAAATGAGCTTGAGATGCGCCCTAACAGACGTTCATCTTGCTTATTTTGTGCTTGCTTAACTAGCTTCATCACTTGATCAATATCATCCTGATTGTAAATATTATATTTACGTAGCTTACTCTGTGTATCATAAATAAGATTAATGTTAATCTCATTATCTAGAGTGGTTACTTCATAAAAGGGTTGGAAAGCTGCCAAAATTTCTTCTTCTGAATTTACAAAATCTAAAATAAACGTATCCTTTTTACCTTGCATTGTACGATTAAGTCGTGATAATGTTTGTACTGCCTTGACACCACTCAGCTTCTTATCGACAAACATAGTATGCAATAACGGCTCATCAAATCCTGTTTGGTACTTCTCTGCAACGATTAAAAGATTGAAATCTTCAGTATTAAATACTTCTTTTAATTGATTTTCCTTTACTCGCTCACCGTCTTTTGTCACATTCATCGATGGTTCTGTATAATCTACCCCATCATCACGTACAGTACCAGAAAATGCTACTAGCACATCTAAGTCTTTATATCCCTGTTCTGCTATATATGCCTTAAACTCCTGCATATATCGTACAGCATGTAAACGAGAAGGTGTGACAACCATTGCTTTTGCTTTGCCACCAATTGCCTTCTTCGTTAATGCACGGAACTGTTCAATCATCACTTCTGTTTTTTGTCGTAACACCCACGGATGGAATGATTGATAGCTAGCAATAGCACGAACAGCTTCTGTTTTCGGAAGTTCTGGATTATCCTCAATTTCTTTTGCAATTCGGTATGAGGTTTTGTACGTCATATAGTTTTTCAATACATCTAAAATAAATTCTTCTTCAATTGCTTGACGCATACTGTAAACGTGGAAAGGTGCAAAACTGCCATCCATTTTCTTCGTGCCAAACATTTCGATTGTTTTTTCTTTTGGTGTAGCTGTAAACGCAAAGAAGCTTAAATTCTGATGACGTCCTTGTGCTAATAAAGTTTTCACTAATTCATCCTGATCATCTAACGTTGTCATTTCAATTTCTTCTTCAATATCTTGGTATTCTTTTAGAGTTACTTCTTTATCAGCTAAGGCTGCTTTTAATTTTTGAGCGCTATTACCCGTTTGAGACGAATGCGCTTCATCAACAATGACTGCAAAATTTCGTCCATTAGAAGCATCTACTTCTTCATAAATGACCGGGAACTTTTGCAATGTCGTAATAATAATTTTTTTACCATCATTAATTGCATTTTTTAAATCTTGAGAGGTCTTTCGATCGTCAATAATTTCTACTTGTCCCGTAGTATGGTCAAAACTCATTATTGTTTTTTGCAGCTGACGATCTAATACAGTACGGTCTGTCACAATGATAGTTGAGGCAAAAATTGGCGTATCTTCATCATTATGAATCGAGGCAAGGTGATATGCTAACCATGCAATACTGTTGGACTTGCCTGACCCAGCACTATGTTGAATTAAATAGTTTTCTCCACTGCCCTTTTCCTTCACATCTGCAATCAACTTACGTACAACATCTAATTGATGATAACGAGGGAATATAAGTGTTTTCTTCGCTTCATCATAATTCATGAAACGTTGTAATATATCCATGACATTATCGCGATGCAACACCTGTTCCCAAAGATATGCTGTAGGATATCCTTCTGCATTTACTGGATTCCCTTTACCGCCAACATTGCCTGCACCATTAGAACCTTGATTAAACGGTAAAAAATATGTTTTTCGACCTGCTAACTTCGTTGTCATAAATACTTCATAATGATCCACTGCAAAGTACACTAAAAAACGAGTATTCAACTGAAAAGCTAATTCTTTAGGATCACGGTTTTCTCGGAATTGAATTTTTGCATGTTCAACAGATTGACCAGTATATTGATTTTTTAATTCTAACGCAATAATCGGAATCCCGTTTAACATCAATACCATATCAATTGTATTGTGGTTATTTGGGCTATATGCAAATTGGCGAACACACGTAAACTGATTAGCTTCGTATCTCGCTAATACGTCGTAATTCAATCCAGAGACAGGTTTGAAATACGCAATCTTTAATGAAACGCCACGATCTTTTATGCCATGACGTAATACATGTAGTAATCCATGCATTTGTATTTCTTCGTTAAATCGCTTCAAAAATTTCCGAAGAACATCTTCTTTATAAATCTTTTCATAACGTTCCCATTGCTTCGGTTGTGTCTTTTGAATAAAGGTAATTAACTTATCTAAATCAAGTCCCATACTAGCATCATAGCCACAGTGCTGAAACTTTTCACTAGTCCATCCACCTTGGCCTGTTAAAACTGATTCAATATCTTGTTCAAAGCGAATCTCCTTCAGTTCAACCAAAACTATCCCCCCTAGACTTCTTTTTTGCCTGTTACGTATTCGTAAATTAAAGATTTTTTATATTGCTCTAATTCTTGAATTACTTTTTCCTTATCATTAATAATGATGTTAATACCACTCAATTTATCATTCAAATAACTTACAATTTGATTTTGTTCAAATCGATTTGGTAACACAATAATTAGATTTGACAATTCCTCTCTGTTTATTTTTGGCATTTTAACCCTATCTGCTGTAATCATACTAACTTGATGTTTAAAATAATATGACATCATTAAGTAAATAATAAATTCACTATTTTCTGTTGTATCAATTGGATACATATCAGCGCTACAAAGACCATCAAAAGGTGCAATTACGACTTTATTAAGTTTTGGACGAATTTTAGAATATAAAATTTGCCCCTTATAAAAATAATAATTACTACTAGAAACTCCGGACTCTTTAACGGTTTTAAATTTTATTAATTTGGCTGTATCTTTTTCTATATCATCTGGAGAAACTTGTTGAAAATTAGGAAAATCATTAGGATTCACTAGATTGGATTTTATATTTATAACATTACCAAATTTCAAAACGCTCCATTTAACAGGTATATATCCCATCCACTCAATCCCACTGTCCTTCATCTCACCATTTTTATCTAACCCTTTTGTTACTACTTCTGTAATTAACGTTTCCTTGTATTTTTTTAATTCTTCGATGGATTGTTGGGTGTCTTTTATTAATTTAGAAATACGATTCAATTTTTCATTTAAAAACTGAACAATTTTTTCTTGTTCTTCTTTAGATGGATAAACTATTGGAAAATTTTTTATCGTTTCATCGTTTAAAGTCCATCTATTTTCATAAGAAACTCCTTTACCATGTGTAAAAAAAGATCCTAGCCAATATTGTAATTTAAAATAATAATTATAAAAATAAGGATTTGTATCTTTATTAGCTTGAAGATTTACATATGCAGGACTAATAACACCACAAACTTCTGATATATTAGAATTGTCACCACTAACTAAATCCATAGGGTTAATTAAAATGTCACCTGGTGCAACTGGATTATAATTTGAATAATCAGCAGCAATTTGTCCTTCCCCTGTCGAAATATCCCTAATTTTAATTCCACTTCTAGCTAAAGTTAATATATCGAAATTTTCACTGTTAGGTTTTCCTTTTTTTCTAAAGAAATTATGCTTAACCTTTTTCACTTGCCAATTAATTGGTATTTCACCAATCCACTTGACACCTGAGTCTTTCATTAGTCTAGTCAACGTTACTCACATCCTTGCCTGATAATGCTTCGAAGTTTGCTACGATAGATTCCTCAAGTTTTTTGATTCGTTCTGCAATTGCTTCTGACGGTTCTGGTGCTGAGTATTTGTAGAATAGTCGTGTAAATGGTATTTCGTAACCCATTTTGTCTTTGCTACGATCTATCCATGCATCTGGATTAAACGGCAATACTTCTCGTTCAAAGTAATCCTGGATGTCTTCTTTTAACGGAATGTCTTCTGTATCACGTAAGCTTGTATCTGCTACTGGTTTGCCTTTTTTTAATATGATATTGCCTTGTTCATCGCGTTGAGAGCTTTCGATTGTCACTTTTGTAAAGCCAAAATCAGCATTATCAAAGATTTTTGATTCTACTACTTTATCGCCTACGATATATTCTTTATTATCAAACTCACCATACGCTTGTACAATAACATCACGGCATTTCCCATCAATATCAACTCGTTTATTCCCTATATTTTTACGGCGTTTTATAAACATTTTTGATGCGTCAAGTAGTTGAACTTTGCCTTGTCTTTGTGCTGATTTATTTTTTGTTAAAATCCAGACATACGTAGAAATTCCTGTGTTATAGAATAAATCCGTTGGGAGTTGAACGATTGCTTCTAGCCAATCATTTTCAATCACATATTGTCTAATTGCACTCTCGCCACCACCTGCATTACCTGAGAACAATGCTGAACCGTTGTGTACAATCGCCATGCGTCCTGTTTCTTTTAATTTAGAAAGTCCATTTAATTGGAATAATAATTGACCATCGCTAATTTTAGGCAAGCCAACACCAAAGCGACCGTTTTCACCTTTTTGATGTTCTTCCTCTACCTTTTGCTTGTCTTTTTTCCAATCAATACCAAAAGGTGGGTTAGAAATGCAGTAATCAAACGTGTAGCCTTCAAATTGGTCGTTAGATAATGTACTACCTAATGCCATGTTGTCTGGATTACCACCACGAATCATTGTATCGGCTTTTGCTATAGCATACGTTTCAGGATTTAACTCTTGTCCAAAAGTTACAACTTCCGCATGACTATTGAAATCATGAATACGCTCCATCATAGCTGACAGCATTTGAGACGTCCCCATCGTTTGGTCATACACTGTTTTTACAACATCTTGACCTGTTAATGTACTTTGATCTTCAACTAACAATAAATCCGTCATTAAATAAATGACATCACGGCTCGTAAAGTGCGCCCCAGCTTCTTCGTTATAGCTTTCCGAAAATTTTCGAACAAGTTCTTCGAAAATATACCCCATATCCGTACTCGTTACTTTATCTGGTCCTAAGTACGAATCTTTTTTATTAAACTCTTGAATGACATGGTATAAAGCATCGTTCTCTGCCATCGTTGTTATCTCAATATCAAATTTAAAGTTCGCTAAAATATCCTGCATGTTATCAGAAAAACCATTTAAGTATTTTCGGAAGTTTTCTTCGATATTTGCAGGATCTGCAAGTAATTTATCAAAAGTATATTCACTTGTGTTGTAAAAAGAATAACCCGCAGCTTTTTCTAACATACGTTTTTGCATCGCATCATTCATATTTTTGCATTGTTCTACAGCTGCCCATACTTTTTCACGCGAAGGCATTAGCGTGTCGTGTAAACGCTTTATAACGGTCATAGGAAGAATCACTTTTCCATATTCGTGAGGCTTGTATAACCCTCTTAAAATATCCGCTACGTTCCAAATTAAATTGGCTTGTTTTTGGACATTTTGCGTTGTCTGTTGATTTCTGTTTAATTCACTCATTTTCAGTCTCCTTAATAATACATATTTCACTAGAAACCCTTTAATAAAGGGCTTCTTACCATTTAAAAATATTTATAACTTAGTTACAGCTTGAAATGCTGCGGTTAACCCCATTTTCTCATAAAGATCATAGTAATTGGCATTATATTTTTCCTTCGCCAATCGAATTGCATCTTCTAATTCGTTATCTGCAT containing:
- a CDS encoding type I restriction endonuclease subunit R, giving the protein MVELKEIRFEQDIESVLTGQGGWTSEKFQHCGYDASMGLDLDKLITFIQKTQPKQWERYEKIYKEDVLRKFLKRFNEEIQMHGLLHVLRHGIKDRGVSLKIAYFKPVSGLNYDVLARYEANQFTCVRQFAYSPNNHNTIDMVLMLNGIPIIALELKNQYTGQSVEHAKIQFRENRDPKELAFQLNTRFLVYFAVDHYEVFMTTKLAGRKTYFLPFNQGSNGAGNVGGKGNPVNAEGYPTAYLWEQVLHRDNVMDILQRFMNYDEAKKTLIFPRYHQLDVVRKLIADVKEKGSGENYLIQHSAGSGKSNSIAWLAYHLASIHNDEDTPIFASTIIVTDRTVLDRQLQKTIMSFDHTTGQVEIIDDRKTSQDLKNAINDGKKIIITTLQKFPVIYEEVDASNGRNFAVIVDEAHSSQTGNSAQKLKAALADKEVTLKEYQDIEEEIEMTTLDDQDELVKTLLAQGRHQNLSFFAFTATPKEKTIEMFGTKKMDGSFAPFHVYSMRQAIEEEFILDVLKNYMTYKTSYRIAKEIEDNPELPKTEAVRAIASYQSFHPWVLRQKTEVMIEQFRALTKKAIGGKAKAMVVTPSRLHAVRYMQEFKAYIAEQGYKDLDVLVAFSGTVRDDGVDYTEPSMNVTKDGERVKENQLKEVFNTEDFNLLIVAEKYQTGFDEPLLHTMFVDKKLSGVKAVQTLSRLNRTMQGKKDTFILDFVNSEEEILAAFQPFYEVTTLDNEININLIYDTQSKLRKYNIYNQDDIDQVMKLVKQAQNKQDERLLGRISSSFKPIIQRYNELAKDTQYEFRVTLRNFGKWYNYVSQLDRTFDMELLEENIFTNYLLKFIPKETREKIDVSDKVKLEYYKLQKDFEGEISLVAEQPGVLSNPKQINAGIKPPEERDSLEEIIHRVNERFPNDFTDADRVLLERLYKSFKQNPDLKLVNMAKNNSTEMFENNLFKDIFQDVILDHYAEDQAAFSKLVGAEDSYYKTVYSLIAKDLYKWFRAQI
- a CDS encoding type I restriction-modification system subunit M, which produces MSELNRNQQTTQNVQKQANLIWNVADILRGLYKPHEYGKVILPMTVIKRLHDTLMPSREKVWAAVEQCKNMNDAMQKRMLEKAAGYSFYNTSEYTFDKLLADPANIEENFRKYLNGFSDNMQDILANFKFDIEITTMAENDALYHVIQEFNKKDSYLGPDKVTSTDMGYIFEELVRKFSESYNEEAGAHFTSRDVIYLMTDLLLVEDQSTLTGQDVVKTVYDQTMGTSQMLSAMMERIHDFNSHAEVVTFGQELNPETYAIAKADTMIRGGNPDNMALGSTLSNDQFEGYTFDYCISNPPFGIDWKKDKQKVEEEHQKGENGRFGVGLPKISDGQLLFQLNGLSKLKETGRMAIVHNGSALFSGNAGGGESAIRQYVIENDWLEAIVQLPTDLFYNTGISTYVWILTKNKSAQRQGKVQLLDASKMFIKRRKNIGNKRVDIDGKCRDVIVQAYGEFDNKEYIVGDKVVESKIFDNADFGFTKVTIESSQRDEQGNIILKKGKPVADTSLRDTEDIPLKEDIQDYFEREVLPFNPDAWIDRSKDKMGYEIPFTRLFYKYSAPEPSEAIAERIKKLEESIVANFEALSGKDVSNVD
- a CDS encoding restriction endonuclease subunit S, producing MTRLMKDSGVKWIGEIPINWQVKKVKHNFFRKKGKPNSENFDILTLARSGIKIRDISTGEGQIAADYSNYNPVAPGDILINPMDLVSGDNSNISEVCGVISPAYVNLQANKDTNPYFYNYYFKLQYWLGSFFTHGKGVSYENRWTLNDETIKNFPIVYPSKEEQEKIVQFLNEKLNRISKLIKDTQQSIEELKKYKETLITEVVTKGLDKNGEMKDSGIEWMGYIPVKWSVLKFGNVINIKSNLVNPNDFPNFQQVSPDDIEKDTAKLIKFKTVKESGVSSSNYYFYKGQILYSKIRPKLNKVVIAPFDGLCSADMYPIDTTENSEFIIYLMMSYYFKHQVSMITADRVKMPKINREELSNLIIVLPNRFEQNQIVSYLNDKLSGINIIINDKEKVIQELEQYKKSLIYEYVTGKKEV
- a CDS encoding AAA family ATPase: MIYEVFNGPKSEFEKRLPTEKILTLSSLVRIISPKEEFVPEVEANYEALVIFSDEYSGVADFFIEGFLTYSSLYAKILGYEKIIMQNPPAKVKQQLASIKESKFVQIHNYSYSNLKKRHLKKIKEDFEKIIFGQPKVKRELLASLYSLTNKGTHKPTVIMLYGPSSVGKTETAKLINSIINPTGQLFRKQLSMFHNEKFMNYIFGDKSNSFAKDLLDRETNIILLDEFDKAHPMFYSAFYQLFDEGIYTDKYYEVCLENTIIFCTSNYLDEKEIRKSLGDPIYSRFDHFISFNELEKEAKLSIIESIYDEEIKKFSKIDQVLIQEKNIKEKLKEKVDSMRNAREIRKVMVQTMSYVLIENL
- a CDS encoding DUF6414 family protein, with amino-acid sequence MQKIIYFDEGSATDILQIEYGGELISIDEEKGIVHFGGSVELVGEAGGKINLFTAIKAAFNTKINTNASKTSDSLVTKTISNTILSDFYNLRHALIDSKKINCFENFKVSPIKNSFSFMKMYTPYMKIIKEDSPLMADMRDFDIHNFDEILLSAKGYYELLAYNGEIKAIFRFNINAFKNAYSLMDLPRMGLNYYAIEVGAASEKELDIQNEMDVNRQSVRISAADVLEDEEYSGYQNEPILKIYDVILAGVEVRGN